The Stigmatella ashevillena genomic sequence CCCTGGCGCTGCCCCGGGTGCGCCGGGCACTGGTGCCGGTGGTGTTCGGAGATGGGCCCACGCTGGAGCGCTTCGCCCTCTTCGGCCGATATGCGCGGGCCACCCCGGAGACGCTGAGCCGGGACACGGGCCCCACGCTGTGCGTGGTGACGACGCTGGCGGAGAAGGACCGGGTGCCGGGCAAGCCCACGCGAGAGGGCGGCCGGGCCCAGTACGCCTACGTCACCGCGGCCATCGAGGCGGCGCGGGCAGGACAGGTGGACGCGCTGTGCACGGCGCCCGTCTCCAAGGAGCAGATCTCCCGCGCGGGCATTCCGTTCATGGGACACACCGAGGTGCTGGCGGAGGCCTTCGGCGTGGAGGTGCTGATGCTGATGGACGGACCTCGGGTGCGCGTGGCGCTGGCCACCAACCACGTTCCCCTGTCCGCATTGCCGAAGCTGCTCACGGTGGAGCGGCTCACCGCGCAGCTCAAGCTGCTGTCCCGCTCGCTGGCGCCCGTGGTGGGACACCGGCCCCGGATCGCCGTGCTGGGGCTCAACCCCCACGCGGGCGAAGGGGGATTGCTGGGACGCGAAGAGGTGGAGATCCTCACCCCTGCCATCCGCCAGGCGCGTGCGGCCCGGGTGGATGCGCACGGGCCCTTGCCAGCGGACGGACTCTTCGCGCGGCCGGACGCCATTCCCTATGACGCGGTGCTGGCGATGTACCACGACCAGGGGCTCATCCCGGCCAAGGCGCTGGACTTCGAGCGCACGGTGAACGTGACGCTGGGGCTGCCGGTGCCTCGGACTTCACCCGACCACGGCACCGCGTATGACATCGCGGGCAAGGGACAAGCGAGCCGCGTGCCCATGGTGGAAGCGCTGCTCAAGGCGGCCCAGCTCGCCCGGCCCAGGGCCCCACGCCCCCGGAGGGGCTGAAGCCTCAGAACCGGAAGGGAAACTGGATGGGCGCCTGCTGGACGCGGTGGCGCGGGAACTTCCAGCCCCGGACGAGCCCTTCGATGCAACGGGCCAGGGGCGTGCCGCGCATCTCATCGGTCGCCATGCCCACCTGCGCGGTCGAGCCACTGGCCAGGATGGTCCAGCGCAGCACGAAGGAGCCTCCCTCATTGCCCGTGGCCTCTTTGTGGCGGCGGATGCACGAGGCGATCGCGGGCTGATTGGCCACCACCACGCGCTGAATCTCGACCGGCTCCAGACGCACGGGGAGATCCTCGTTGGAACTGGCGCTGTCCTCTTCCTCCTCCTGCGCGGAGGGGCCCCCCCCGGGAGCAGCCCGCCGCGGTGGGGCCTTGGCCACTGGGGCTCCCGCCACGGGAGCCACGGCCCGGGCCACCGGCGGCGGAGTGGCCTTCACCACCGAGGGCACCGGCACCGGGCCAGCAACCTTGGGGACCTCCCGGACCGGGTCCGGGGTGGCCACGGCCTGCGGGACCAAAGGCAGAGGTGCAGCCGCCGCAGGACCCACCGCCGCGACGGGGCCCGCAGGCACATAGGTCTCCACCACTTCCGGTGGGCTGGGCAGTGAGGACCGCGCCGTCCACAAGGCCCCGGCGGTGAGCAACCCCAAGGCGCCCACTCCCAGTGCCACCCTCTTCCTGAGCGGGCGCCGGTGAGAGCCCTGTGGGCGAAGGGTCTCCTCGAGAGACTTCCAAGGCTTCTGCAAGGAGGAGCGCTCCTCCTCGGACAAAGGAGCGGGCTCGGTGCCCCACGCGAGATCCGGCAGCAGAACCTGCGCGGTCTG encodes the following:
- a CDS encoding AgmX/PglI C-terminal domain-containing protein, translating into MGSHSYEAEPEGVVSVEVHDALGEDLDAYLDRELIRQPVPAPKPSVRTAPPVPKPRKSLQGMLALASEEERWLCSKPGPDGRPEPPKKGRASSPSVKPLEVKPPAVNETQTAQVLLPDLAWGTEPAPLSEEERSSLQKPWKSLEETLRPQGSHRRPLRKRVALGVGALGLLTAGALWTARSSLPSPPEVVETYVPAGPVAAVGPAAAAPLPLVPQAVATPDPVREVPKVAGPVPVPSVVKATPPPVARAVAPVAGAPVAKAPPRRAAPGGGPSAQEEEEDSASSNEDLPVRLEPVEIQRVVVANQPAIASCIRRHKEATGNEGGSFVLRWTILASGSTAQVGMATDEMRGTPLARCIEGLVRGWKFPRHRVQQAPIQFPFRF
- the pdxA gene encoding 4-hydroxythreonine-4-phosphate dehydrogenase PdxA, which translates into the protein MGISLGDVSGIGPEVTAAALALPRVRRALVPVVFGDGPTLERFALFGRYARATPETLSRDTGPTLCVVTTLAEKDRVPGKPTREGGRAQYAYVTAAIEAARAGQVDALCTAPVSKEQISRAGIPFMGHTEVLAEAFGVEVLMLMDGPRVRVALATNHVPLSALPKLLTVERLTAQLKLLSRSLAPVVGHRPRIAVLGLNPHAGEGGLLGREEVEILTPAIRQARAARVDAHGPLPADGLFARPDAIPYDAVLAMYHDQGLIPAKALDFERTVNVTLGLPVPRTSPDHGTAYDIAGKGQASRVPMVEALLKAAQLARPRAPRPRRG